Genomic segment of Neoarius graeffei isolate fNeoGra1 chromosome 7, fNeoGra1.pri, whole genome shotgun sequence:
ACAACAGGAAGGAAGCGCATCTACCTTGTGCAGGCACGTGTCCACCACCTCATTGCATACTTTTTCCAAGTCATCAGACACCTCCAGCCGGGCACGCACAAAGGCACACAGCTCCTCGTTACTCATCACGTCCCATATACCATCACAGGCCAGCACCACGAACTCGTCCTCCTCTGGCACACGGGGAATCTCAAATACCTCAGGCTCGGGGGAAACCAGCTGCTCGGTTGGGCCCTTGCCCTCCACGCACTTGTAGTCATAGTCGCCCAGAGCGCGCGATACGGCCAGAGAGCCATTCACACGCTGGATCATGACGGAGCCACCGGCGTTCTGGATCCGCTCCTTCTCACGTGGGTCACATGGCTTATGGTCGAGTGTGGAGAATCGAACGCGCGCATCACGACAAAGCAGTGCGCGTGAGTCACCACAATTGATGAAGTACATATGTTCAGGTGAAAGCAGTACGGCCACAGCTGTGGAGCCACTGCGATCAAGGCCATTGCGTGGGTCTGCAAAGCCACGCATGTGCTCGTCGATGCGCAGGAAGCCAGCACGCACGGCGCTCTTCACTGCCTCCACGCTGCGGCCGAGTTCGCCAGCTGGTGCTGCTGCCACAATGTGCTCTAGCAGatgcttggagcagtagttggccaCACGTGAGCCTGCATGCCCATCATATACAGCAAAAAAGGACCAGTTGTCAAGGCCATGTGGTAAACCCACAGTGGCTGTATGTGCATCCTCCATTTCCACACGCCATCCTTGCATACTGCTCAGGCCGTAGCGCAGACCATTGCCTTCACCGTGTGCATTGTGCTTCTCCGTCTTGGGCTTGTCTAGGAACGCCCCCATGACTCggctaggacacacacacacaaaaaaaaaaaaaggcaagtgaTTGAAACATGCAGGCTAATTTATCATCATCAAGCGTCAATACTGAAACAGCTACAGGCAGTGCTTTGTTCTGACAAACTATTTTTCTTCTAAAAGACAATGAAAACCCTTAACGtttcacccatgtgacctcaagcaGTTTAGACAGTGTGCAGCATGAGGCTTATCTATTTATCTAATCACTTGAGGCTTACACAACAATGTAAACTCAAGTGTGCTGAAGCAAATACACAATATTGTTGAGGGTGTAGACAAGGAGATATAAACAAggcattgtatgtgtgtataataaACAGGCAAGAGGTACTGTGCAACATAGCAGTTTGGAGGCAGAACAAAGCTTCCTTAAATATCGTATTAAAGGCCCATATAAATCATTCTAAATTAACTGTGCACAAGCGAAAATGCATTATTTTTTCCTGTAACCGACTTCTAAACGGCCAAACATGCATTTCACCGCAGGTTCCCAAGCCTGCTCTTGGACTTcccctgtcctgtcctgtcctgtccgtTTTAGTGTTCCCCTGCTTCAAGTCAGGAACGGTTGTTGAATTAGGTAGTTGAGATGAGGGAAAACACTAATGCTGTGttccacatatataccggtacgatagtgatataactgtatcgatacaaagtataccggtacagtttagtgcatctgtccacactagcgagaaatgtttgtggttttctttcacggtagttgaaatgcgcgtgcgcgaaatgtttccgtggttaccgagtaacttccttccgagaatatggcggatgaaacaacgtgtgtgtgctttttgtcaatgtacagtctgtatttctggtggtcatttattcagtcgaatcgcataaaacgcgcgaggcagttgagaaagaaacaaagaaaacgaatctccgttcttcactattttattcagcgaagacgtcgattgaggtgtgtgactttgcgcataatatttgtatcgatacagaaccgcttcatctgtccacactacagcgaagcactacagtaccgatactgtaccagtacgaaacccatacatttgtgggtttcgtaccgatacagttataccgctacagtaccggtatagttgctagtgtggacaggtgttgcggtacgaaagtagtatcgtatcggtacaaaatccctagtgtggacagggtataaaaggagcaggatCGGGGGTTCTCCAGGGCCAGCGTTGGGGAAACTGCATTAAAAGGAACGTGAATAAATGAGCGGAGAAATGAAACGGAGATGCTTTGAGACAGGTTTACTCCAGGCGGACAATGCTGCGTAGCTCTACTGAATATGATTTTTGGATAAAATGGCACGAAGAAAAGAGACATCATGACTGGGGCGGAGTTGTCGTTTGCTGCAATTTAACTGGAACAATAACtaaaggcccttttccactaccctttttcagctcacttcagctcgcttcagctcacttcagcccgacacggctcgcgtttcgactaccaaaaaccagcacgactcagctcgcttcagccctgcttagcccctaaaactcgcacggttttggagtggggctgaagtgagccaaagcgagccgagtgaggttgggggcgtgagcagacactcccctgtgcactgattggtgaggaggagtgtcctcacatgcccacacacgccccgcgagcacgctgggatctgttaacaccgcaaacccggaaggagaagaattacgaattacgagaatttctgaagccttatgcgcctcgcctcatctatacgctctttccagtatctgtccgcgttgtcggtgacaacaagccacagcaccaagaccagcaacactaacgactccatgtcctccatgtttattgtttactattcgggttgtgagactactgcttaaaagctcactgatgtcactgtttgcgctgcttaacgacatcacctgacgtccacccactttcgctaactccacccaatgtgtccacccacttccagccagcacggttcagcgcggttgtagtcaaaatgcaactccaacagccccgctcagctcgactcagcacggcacggctcagcccgactcagccacgtttgtagtggaaaagcggcataaagtgCCGTCTGCATACAGATCCATGGAAAAGACAGGAGTAAATAGAGTTAGAAATTGTATTCGAAAGCACATATTCAATGACCAGCCATCCGTTGACAACTCGAGAGAGATACTATCGTAGGATTGCAGTCCATAAACAAAGACAAATTCACATGAGAGTTCCATGGTGCAAAACCCACATGGTACAGAACtacacagattgggggggggtatTTGCTTAGATGAGTCATTCTTCAATATACTTTTGACAAGTAGGAGTGCGCAAGTGTGGCGCACACCAAGAGAACAGTACAAAGCTGAACGATCAAACACTACCATAAAAGTGCACATCGTGACCCAACAAAAATGGTGCAGAGGCGTTgacagtcagatatgaagcttgtgggacAAAGGAAGGTCACAATGATGACATATCATGTAACAGACCATAGTGGAATGTATTAGATGTGATGCAGCACAGTGTGATGTATTTACACAGTTCATGCATGAAGTTGTTGGGGAGATTTTGCTGTCTTGGTTTGGTCCACTTATCGCATTAAGGCAGATTTATTGCTCTGCACAGAAGCTACACCATAGGTACAGCGTCGACACTCGCACAGGGTCAAGTTTTATACTTGCACGTAAGGTGAATGCCAACTCTAGGAGGCACTGTCACATTAAACTAACCAGAATTTACTGTTACATAAAGAAAAAGAGCCAACAAAGCAATACGAGTTCTGCATGACACTGTAGGAAGAATAAAcgaaaacaatgtacaaaatgttctgaaaattttacttttttgggggggggaacatTGTGAGAGTTTTACCTTTTCAGAGTAGTTACAGTTCAGTGTAACTAGTGTTTATATTCACAGGATTAGCTGCAGGATTAAACTGTAAACAGTGAGGAGTAAACAGTGTTgtggtcgagtcactaaacctcgagtccgattccagtctcgagtccgagtcaagtccaagtcattaaaaaaaaaaaaaatcgagtcaagtccattattgatccgagtcgagtccgaaaaCAAGActtcaaccgcaccatttgacggtgtctgttttagcgccattaacattggtttgttcctgaacatgccgtatgaacaggtgaatgtgcgttctctttgtcagggagcagggctcgaaattaactttttttctttgtgtcccccagtggtcccgaattctgtgttgtattgtcccgaatggaagcaatagtgtccccatttttttcctctctgaaataaccagtggttaatattatcatatgaagttactattatatttgtaactatgcgattttgaaccctttatatcatttttacaataagtcacaaaacacaagcgacacgtgtcctatacatcatctacttcaaaattacagttattgcattttcagtttattaaactttggcgatctcactgtatgaatagatacccgtttatttaaaggggccaactagctcattcagaaaatgtttcaactccctacatctgcagtacactttagttgaaaataagaccccttttatgttcatttcatctgctTATAccctgaatatctgttggcacttataaggccaacttataattttcaccattaccgttatccattttgatgaactttccgttatccattaccgttatccatttttatgaactttccgttatccattttatgaactttcgctgccgggtgcaaacgttagcaacatcagcatagtggcaggtccgagcctagctgtgctgctgactgactaaactttctgaactagaaagacaccaagaaaactcacttattctgttgaacggtatcttctgtcaatatcatccacatcattcctgttgtattttataacgtgtctaacagtgttcattaagttcattcagttgctcgcgttgcctgcagaccaggcgatgacactttggatcctgaaagtcccggagacgttatgtctgggctttcagtttcttccccgcggtcggtccgcttcaaccacttcagcatttttgttctggcaagagtcggcgcagcgtgtgcggtagcaattccattccaagtccatataatgcggacaccggccgaagattctcgaacagaatgcgctgctctgtagcctacggatgcaggtgcatcgaaagtgtagctactatgtatttttcgctgttaacgttttaaaattaaaattgacaaattaggtgaatgtctacgcatgtgttacggctttgtaaataatattaatgtagaactttttttctagatctattttttttccattgtcccgggattgtcccagataagataattttgtgtcccgatgacattttttatggtccccgggacatcgggacaccgttagttttgagcgctgtcagggagtgtgaagtattctgtcaaagatggttgggagatggatgtacatGCAGAAGGtgcatttattaatacaagtgaagacagataaacaatccagaacggcaggaaaaaaaaaatcgtaaaacagacaataggtcaagcgaggcacaaacaggctattgtagactcggctgaatcaaagatgagaaacaggaaatcagggatcaggaaacaaggctcagcaacgtgtcagcaatgcaactcaatacttcgcaaagtaagtgcattttcatagtttttatataggtgtgctgattTCGCCTCAATCCTGTGCAggggcgagtcgtttacggcatgcCCGAGAGTGTACACTTGGCGCGTGCACTGTCCGGAGCGTGCCTGAGAGTCTCTCTGATGCAcccgccaaggcgcacaggtgtgacactcttgcgcgaaattagtacaaaaatgaatgtagatataaatatattatgccaaattattatggcatgatgggcggcacggtggtgtagtggttagcgctgtcgactcacagcaagaaggtcctgggttcgagccccggggccggcgagggcctttctgtgtggagtttgcatgttctccccgtgtccacgtgggtttcctccgggtgctccggtttcccccacagtccaaagacatgcaggttaggttaactggtgactctaaattgaccgtaggtgtgaatgtgagtgtgaatggttgtctgtgtctatgtgtcagccctgtgatgacctggcgacttgtccagggtgtaccccgcctttcgcccgtagtcagctgggataggctccagcttgcctgcgaccctgtagaaggataaagcggctacagataatgagatgagattatggcatgttacaaaaaataaagaaaaaatccgagtcctcatctccaatttatgagtccgaatcatcagtgctcaagtcacaagcccttaaaattagggcatgagttggactcaagtccgagtccgagtcctggactcgagtactacaagccttctAGCAAATATAGCTAATTGATATTAACTATAAATGATTTAATGATCATTAAGTCATAAATAAATTGATATAAAAAAGTATCACATTATTAAGCTTAAAAAACACCAAAAacaaccccatacacacacacagacatatacatacacatacacatcaGGGTAATGAACTATTTACTGTAACAGAATGTGAAGGTACTGCATCAATGTATGTTTCAAGCAGAGAACTCAAAACACCTGCTCAAACATTCAAAATTCATATTTTCAGATTCTATTGTGAAAATAGTTGGTCTGAAACCAtcatataaatatttattttttggtgTTTTCCATCTCACTCCAAGATAAAGGTTTCCAACCTTTTGCAACTTGCAACCCACACAACTTCCCACAAAAGCTTCTGTGATGAACAAGTCAGGACAATCCAACCATTAATAATGTGCTTACGTGGCATTAGTAATAAGGGAAAGTAGCCCTGCATTAACTAAATTTGGTGGATGGAAAACAGGATGAAGGCACGCGGCTACAGACGAAGGCTGAAGAGTTACTAGCCTTACATAGCTGCCACGATCTATAGGCATGATGTAGTAGTGATGGATATGAACTCAGAACAATACATGAATATGAGACAGTGATTCCAAGtatcagtgcaaaatcattcaccTAGTATCAGCACAGCTCTAACAACTATAAGGAGTAATCTGTAGCAAAAGTTTGCCTCTGCATGCAAGTTTGGTCTTGTACGTCTCCCAAATTATCCATCACATTTAGCATGGCCTGACAGGCATTCAACAAAAGCTCATTCTCCTCTCCTTACAGAACGATTAGGTCAGAGGTAGATAAGGAGAGTTGAATCGTGAATCGAACACGTTAGGGAAAACTATGCTGAACTCGGGCCCACATTCCCCCCTTCCCCCTTGTGGTGGACCATACAACAGAGGTCAAGTTTTTGCATGGTTTTGTAAGGGTAGtagctcactgggctgcgacagcctgcgactagttggagacacaacaattgtgagaaaatatgcgaattagcgacaattttcacttggaatcacactgaattgatattcgcatattttaccgcaattgttctgtctctggcggcacggtggtgtagtggttagcgctgtcgcctcacagcaagaaggtcctgggttcgagccccgtggccgacgagggcctttctgtgtggagtttgcatgttctccccgtgtccgcgtgggtttcctccgggtgctccggtttcccccacagtcccatgggtgcaagtataaaattttcaaaaacctgaaaagtctgacaaagtcagacgtgcatggcgcaCCCATGCAGGGGGGGTTACGggggggtgagccccccttagggctcgaaaaaaattttaaattacaagttaaaatggttgtctctcatgcaatctcatgcaaacatttataatattaatagttatatgatttgcatattcacatcaaatgtttaatacatttcatcaattcatctgaaataatatttcaagtacaaggcttgatatttcaaaacatctaacaactactaatttaaatgttgaaacaaccatttttaatatgctttcgctgtgatacctttttacacagcttgagttaaaacAAGGGGCCgcatgtcttgatgtcctcagaaactcctggattttagcaaataagattcagctttttccatatacaaaaatatctatattttataatccattactgactacaaacgagttttcaacctaacaaccacattagaaaagatgataaaaaagctaacaaacttatttcaagacctaccttacttttatttaataattgaaaggtaatcaaatgtcaaaaaaaaaaaacgtttataaaagcagatacatgtgaataatttcaattctagaagaaagcacattacatttgcacatcacacaatatcagatgacaatttaaatcaccaataaatgttttgaattcacttattactacatagcacaaaaatcagaaaagtgatTAGTCTCATCGGCGTGACTTTTAAGTCCTTTCTTCCCGCTGGAGCCGTACTTGAAAGTCtttgaacagcagtcacaatacgcaactcccgggacgtccggttttctcagccatattccccatttgtcaccgtttttgtcacactcgcttaaccattcccatctccgtttatttctagacgtcttatctaattcttttgtattggagccttccaataaaaacttcattttgacatattttgatcagcaaccagaggcaaagcgcgtggatctgtcgcaagggagggaagcgaaataaggctcattataaaagctgaagtttcattggacggcagttaacagtgagccaatcaaaagcaccgttctaacttgcaccaaaagaaacggcgactcatgggaatagctgtgttgatttggtcggacaacgtgctacgtgcgtgaaacaagatatcacacatgtataacaccgtgaaacaacgggctagtcaggaccgctcgtctgtgagcggcgtataaattgaatgaggtttgtgtcgaagacgagatgaaaagatttgtctcgtgcagagactgtactgcggtaacccggtaatgcactgagagtgagacagtgagagggccaccccccgaaaatctcaacggatttacacaatttggaaaaatgactttttcagaacctagAAAACCGGAGCTTctggcacatgccggaaaacttgcacccattacagtccaaagacatgcaggttaggttaactggtgactctaaattgaccgtaggtgtgaatgtgagtgtgaatggttgtctgtgtctacatatgtgtcagccctgtgatgacctggcgacttgtccagggtgtaccccgcctttcgcccgtagtcagctgggataggctccagcttgcctgcgaccctgtagaacaggataaagcggctacagataatgagatgagatgttctgtctccaactagtcgcaggctgtcgcagcccggctttccctcggcaggcagggaagtaaaggaagcctcacggaaactgacttgagaagggttcgcgacggctttgcgacaccagcgacgcatttgtggctattttgagagaaattttgtcgcacgaattttttgaacatgttcaaaatttcagggacgaaggagcgacactttgcgattcatgcgaggaaattgagaagctccgcaaatgtttcaagacacttttgaaactctctcgcgaatgacataATTTCACAATTCGTcgcaagctgttgcagcccagtgagatactggcttaagagcTTAATTGTGGAAGGTTATACAAAGGAAAAAATATGATCTTTATTTTTGACTACCACTGCAAGTTTTCATCACAGGAACTGCATCTGTGCTTATTATGTAATGAGAATTAAATATTTACACTGGCATTTACGTAGGTCAAACAGCCACCTAAAAACCTCACACCTTATAAAAACACTCCAGAACGACCAGGACAGCACATTATTAATTTCATTTACGAATCCCTTGTGTCTTCAGAGTTCACGAATATAATGAGAATTACAAGAAATGCCTTCTACGCATGGCCAACCAGAACCTCCCACGCTGAACTGAAACCGCATTGGACATGTATATATAAGGATTAGACTCGCTTCCCAACAGACGGTATTCTATTAATGCCAAAATGAAAAGCTCTGCGTGAAATAAACATGTTGAGGTTCTTGGCTCTGAAACCATAGAGTGGGTGTACCTACCAAAAATCAACACACTGCACGCCTGATAATCCGACTGCCTCTGCAGAGCTGCCTGAGCTTCTATAAAGTGTTGTGCTGCTCAGACACAAAGCTACCGAGGACAAAGCATCATCACGGTTTCTAATCTTACTTTAAAGAACGTCAAGATTTTCCATTTTATGAACAAGAATTCCTGGCAAAACCCCTTTAGTACGGTGCCGAAAAAGTCATTTCTGAAGGAGCCTCACTAAAAGCTGTAAGGGCTTGGGCTTTTTCAGTCCATCACTCATGTAGGAACCTTATACTGATGTCAATTCTGAAGCTTCTGCTTTTCTTTCCAGCAATTCTTCTGTCCGTTTAGGACTGACTGTGATCACTGGATTAAAACTCTCAAGCAAGCAGAATCACAAAATTTGGTTTATGTAGAAATAAATGAAACTAACAATAAATCCTAGCGCAAGTTGGGGGAAAGcacaacttaaaggaacagtccaccatatatccataatgaaatatgctcttatctgaattgagacgagctgctccgtacctatccgagctttgcgcgacctcccagtcggtcagacgcgctgtcactcctgttagcaatgtagctaggctcagcatggccaatggtattttttggggctgtagttagatgcgaccaaactcttccgcgtttttcctgtttacataggtttatatgaccagtgatatgaaacaagttcagttacacaaattgaaacgtagcgattttctatgctatggaaagtccgcactataatgacaggcgtactaacaccttctgcgcgcttcggcagcgcattgatacggagctcagatatcaaagcgctgtcgaagcacgcagaaggtgttagtacgcctgtcattatagtgcggactttccatagcatagaaaatcgctacgtttcaatttgtgtaactgaacttgtttcatatcactggtcatataaacctatgtaaacaggaaaaacgcggaagagtttggtcgcatctaactacagccgcaaaaaataccgttggccatactgagcctagctacattgctaacaggagtgacagcgcatctgactgcgtctgactgactgggaggtcgcgcaaagctcggacaggtacggagcagctcgtctcaattcagataagagcatatttcattatggaagtacggtggactgttcctttaatgctcactggataattttttttttttttttgggggggggggggggggggggagagagagagagatactgaaTGACTTGATTAACCCTTCGGGGTTGAGAGCTTCACCGgaaaagctcgacaggtttagaatgagtaggtcatgtattgagataaatatcttcacaaatttatcatcatacaagcatgataaacatattaacagaaacttttatactttacactttcctatgtgcccactgccaaataatattatattatagtttttaaattacctaaactaGAAGAAAACATAAACCTTGTCACctgactcagtcacaccggagtcaaaGCACCAAGCACCcatttacgcattcataaaagactgttcacatggtaacggcacgaTAATCACTGTCACTCTTTCGGTttagattggtttctctttcactgtgggagcgcccaccgtaaacaggataaaatctgtcagacatcgttcaggctatttggaggtaaaacttgttgcaagatggcatgcagattttatacgcttcagatgattcaggacagcgaatcaattcgtgattcaattcatgactcgggacagcaattcaattcaatcttgagaactgtgacagtGATTATGAGCaatgccttttttctttttttaacttcgaCTTGATCCAGCTAAAGATCAACTCAagcaagtgtaaatatttcttctatttattataaacagatcggttgatatgcgtgcactgCAGTGCATACACagaaaaaatgactgagcaatttttccagagttaaaagtattttactCAAAAATAGCGAATTTCTCTATTTTGAgttgagagagtaaaatttggagttggagcaaaattacagagtaattgtgtaacagagttggttgtggctctgaactggagtaaaacagttcaaaagttaatttcaagacacactgaattgaGTCAaacaccaaaataaagtcaaataccagataaatgaaggtgttgtaaaaagcagttttagacccGTGTTGGAAtgggtgaaaaaacatgaccttaaggcccggtcacacagcgctttacggctttatcacggccaaagcccgtcaaaaagtgctctcccgtgaagcagacgatattgttcgtgttgatgtcgaagttaagacgtgttacagtcgatatacagacgtgacaggacgcaggggaaaatcggaacggcgtcggacgcggcaaaaagttttggactgctcaaaactttagaccgcggacaaccacggccggcacacgtggtaaagacgtgcaacacaggtgaaaaacacgtgataatcagtgtcccggccattattaaaacttggggagacgtggtaagacgcgaaagtttggcggtctatcacgggcagagcacggtcatcggacgggtgttacgcgttggtatcacgggatatagcgtgtgtttagcggcttatcactgagaaatggatttttccgcgtacatagcactgtctaagcccgttaaacgacgtctcaaacaagttctaaattcgattgatcactgtctaatcacttctgcatcacttctgatttgcggcatgtaaataccgtaattttctgagacctcggcacttgcagtctagatgtcaaggggtgaacatgaaccctcaacgctgtgatctcctcatcttaatgctccagcaccaacagaaccaactgatacaggctcaac
This window contains:
- the ppm1ba gene encoding protein phosphatase 1B isoform X1 — translated: MGAFLDKPKTEKHNAHGEGNGLRYGLSSMQGWRVEMEDAHTATVGLPHGLDNWSFFAVYDGHAGSRVANYCSKHLLEHIVAAAPAGELGRSVEAVKSAVRAGFLRIDEHMRGFADPRNGLDRSGSTAVAVLLSPEHMYFINCGDSRALLCRDARVRFSTLDHKPCDPREKERIQNAGGSVMIQRVNGSLAVSRALGDYDYKCVEGKGPTEQLVSPEPEVFEIPRVPEEDEFVVLACDGIWDVMSNEELCAFVRARLEVSDDLEKVCNEVVDTCLHKGSRDNMSVVLVCLPNAPKVSEEAVKRNTDLDKFLESRVEELFEKAGEEGIPDLVHIMRNLATENIPNLPPGGGLASKHSVIEAVYNRLNPQREDDGNSADLEDPW
- the ppm1ba gene encoding protein phosphatase 1B isoform X2, coding for MGAFLDKPKTEKHNAHGEGNGLRYGLSSMQGWRVEMEDAHTATVGLPHGLDNWSFFAVYDGHAGSRVANYCSKHLLEHIVAAAPAGELGRSVEAVKSAVRAGFLRIDEHMRGFADPRNGLDRSGSTAVAVLLSPEHMYFINCGDSRALLCRDARVRFSTLDHKPCDPREKERIQNAGGSVMIQRVNGSLAVSRALGDYDYKCVEGKGPTEQLVSPEPEVFEIPRVPEEDEFVVLACDGIWDVMSNEELCAFVRARLEVSDDLEKVCNEVVDTCLHKGSRDNMSVVLVCLPNAPKVSEEAVKRNTDLDKFLESRVEELFEKAGEEGIPDLVHIMRNLATENIPNLPPGGGLASKHSVIEAVYNRLNPQREDDGVK